The DNA segment TTTGTCCCACTGCAATTGCTAAAATATACCTATCGTTATTTACTTTTTTCAAAGCTTGTGACATTCTCTCTTCTAATCTCATTGGTTTTCCTTAATATTTATTTTACTATTGAACATCTACTTAAATCACCATTGATTATTTTTAGTAGATTACCTTTTTCACTCATATTAGCTACAACTATTGGAAGTTTGTTGTCTTTTGCTAACGCAATTGCTGTATCATCCATTACTTTAATATGATCTTCTAAAGCTTGATCATAAGTAATAACATCTAATTTAACTGCATCTGGATATTTCATTGGGTCTTTATCATAAACACCATCAACTTTAGTTGCTTTGATTAACATACAAGCATCAATTTCTGTTGCTCTTAAAGTTGCAGCAGTGTCAGTTGTAAAGTAAGGGTTCCCTGTACCAGCACTAAATATAACAACTCTTCCTTTTTGTAAGTGTCTAGTTGCTCTTCTAACAATATAAGGTTCAGCAATTTGTTCCATTTTTATTGCAGTTTGAAGTCTAGCAGAAAGTCCTTTATGTTCTAAAGCCTCTTGCATAGCAACACCATTTATAACTGTTGCTAACATTCCCATATAGTCAGCACTTGTTCTTTTAATAACACCATCAGCTGCAGCTGTAACACCTCTGATGATATTTCCTCCACCAATAACAATACCAACTTCAATATTGTTATCAATTAACTCTTTTATTTCATTACCTATATAATCTAAGATTTGGGTATCAATACCATACCCTTCTGGACCAGCAAGGGCTTCACCAGAAAATTTTACAAGTACTCTCTTTCTCATTTGTGTCCTTTTGTAATTGTGCGATTTTATCTAAAAAATCCTAAAAAAAAGTTGATAAAATTAACTTAGAGCCCATTCATAGAATGGAAGTACACTTATTTTAATATCATTTGAATTTATAACTTCACTATTTGAAACAGTTACTATGTTCACTTCTTCTATCTTATAATCAAGTGCAATTTTTTTTATTTTTTTTAGTTGAGATTGCATCAAAACAGAGTTGAAAAAAGGGATAGAGATAATTGCAAGATTTTTTTCAGGAATAAAAAAATCTATATAATCTAGATAATAAATCTCTTTAAACTTATTTTTTAATTCTTGAAAAATAATATTTGTTAATTCATTTTTAAACTTCTTTTTATGGGTGATTGCATCAAAAAATGCCCCATTATAAAGAAATATTTTTCTGTTTGCTTTGCTTTGATTATATTTTGGTAAAAAATAAATAATATTTTCTTCTTCAAAAGTTTTGCACTCTTCATAAAATTTATCTTTTGAGATTTTCATCTTAGTTTTAAGATTCAAAAAAAGTTGATTTAGTGATTTTTTTTCGTCAATATTTAAAATAAGAGTTTTCAAAATCTCTAAAGAAGTTTCATCTTTAGTAATAAGTTTTAAAATATTTTGTAACTCTTTATATATTTTAAATTCACTGATTTGAACACTTTGAGGAAGATTTCCATATTTTAAAAAACTATTAAAACTTTGAGTGATATTTTGATTTTTTTTATCATGAAGAAGATACTCTTCAAAATCCAATGCCCATAAAAATAGATTTTTATAACCTTTGATTTTGTTATCCATTTTTGTAGTTATAATAACACTATCACAAAAAGGAATTTTTATATCAAACTGGAAATTTTCTAAAACTATTACTTTGATTTTATTTCTAAATATATACTCTTCTAATCCTAAAGATATCTCCTCTTTATCAACTCTAAAATCTAGAAAGTCTATGTAGATATAATCTTTGGGTGCAAAATTTGATAAATAGTCATATATTAAAAAACTTTTGCCAACTCTTGGAGAGCCTCTTAAAATTGTTTTTGGATGGGTGATTCTTATCTTTCTTTCAATAAAATTGATTTTATTAAATTCAAGCTCATGGCAGAACTCTAAAGATGTCATACTCTATTTTCTTGAAGATTTACTGCCTCTTTAATTGCATTTTTATAGCTTTTACAGTTTATGGCTCTATTTTTTTCATATGCAATATCAAAAGCTGTTCCATGGTCAACTGAGGTTCTTACAATTGGAAGGTTTAGACTTATATTAACGCTTTGGTCAAAGTATAGAGCTTTTAGTGGAGCTAAACCTTGGTCATGATACATGGCAACAAAATATCTAAAATTACTTCTTGAGGCTTTTGAAAAGGCAGTATCAGGTACAAGTGGTCCTTTAAAAATCTCTTTATTTAAACTACTATTTGCATTTTTTATAGCTTTAAAGATTTCTACCTCTTCATCTCCTAAAACACCATTGTCACTTGCGTGTGGGTTTAGAGCTAAAACTCCTATTTTTTTAACTTTCACACTTTTATAAAAGTCAATTAAAAAAGAGCTTAGACTCTCTTCATCAATTGATTTTGCAACTTGTTTTAGTGGAATATGTTCTGTGTATAAAGATACAAAAAGCTTTTTACAACCAAGCATCATAATTGCATTTTTCCCAAAATAGTCCCTTAGAACTTCTGTATGACCCTTATATTTGATTTTTGCTTTGCTCCAAGATTCTTTGTTTATTGGTAGAGTAACAATGGCATTTACTTTTTTGTCATTTGCCAGATTAATTGCTTCCATAAAAGAGTCATAAGAGTATCTTCCACTTTTTTTTGAAACTTTCCCTGGTTTTATATCAAATTCACCTTTTATCTCATAAAGTTTGAAATCTTCTGGAATTTCTAGTTCAAGTAATTTGGCAGCTTTGTTTAACATAACCCTATTAACACAATATAGAGGTTTACAATATTTTTTAATCTTTTCATGGGATCTAAGTGCTATTTCAATACCAATTCCATTTAAATCACCAATTGATATTGCTATAGTTGGTTTATTCATTATAGAAGCTCTTTCATCTCTTTTATTGCTTTTTCAAGTCCAGTAAAAACAGATCTTGCAATAATACTTTGTCCAATATTTAACTCTTCTATAGCCTTTATTGAAGAGATTGAAGTTACATTTTGATAGTTTAACCCATGACCTGCTGCAACTTTCAAATCTAATTCATTTGCTCTTTTAGAAGCAATTTTTAACTCTTTTTTACTTTTTACAAGTAACTCTTTTAGCTCTTCTCTTGGTAAATCAAGCTCTTTAATACAGTGGTGAGTATTTGCCAGATTGCTATATAACATTGCATAGATATTTGCAAAACTTCCTGTATGTAACTCAATCCACTCAACATTTAATTGTGAAGCTAATTCAATCATTTTTAGATCTGGGTCAATAAATAAAGAGACCTCTATTTCATTATCATGGAGTTTTTTTACAGCTTTTCTAATTTTGTCAAAGTTTGTTTTTAAATCAAGTCCACCTTCAGTAGTTACCTCTTCTCTTTTTTCAGGAACTAAAGTAGCTCTTAAAGGTTTTAATTCACAAATTGTATCAATAATATTTTCATCAATTGCACACTCTAAATTTACAGGTAAAGGTGAGAGTTGACATATAAGTTTTGCATCTTCATCATGAATATGTCGTCTATCTTCTCTTAGATGAATAGTAATCTGATTTGCACCTGCTAGTTTACAAATTGAGATTGCATCTAAAGGATTAGGATCGTTTATTTTTCTTGCTTCTCTTAAAACGGCAATATGGTCTATATTTACTCCAAGTAACAAAATTCTTCCTTTATGATAAATCTTTTAGTGTTGAGATATTTGCTGCTAGTTTATTTTGAACTTCTAAGAACTCCATTTCAGGAATACTATCAGCAACCACTCCTGCTCCTGCTTGGAAAATAACAGTATCTTTTGTAAGCATAGTAGTTCTAATTGTAATGGCACTATCCATATTTCCATCAAAACCAAAATATGCAACACTTCCTGAATAGAAGTTTCTTTTGATACCTTCAAATTGTGCAATTAGTTCCATTGCCCTAATTTTTGGAGCTCCTGTCATAGTTCCAGCTGTAAATGTTGCTGCAAAAAGGTCAAACATATCATATTTGCTCCCATCAATTTTTGCTTCAACATCTGAAACCATATGCATTACATGAGAGTATCTTTCTACTCGCATCAAATCTGTAACTTTTACTGTTCCAGGAAGGGCAACTCTTCCAACATCATTTCTTCCTAAATCAACAAGCATAATATGTTCTGCTCGCTCTTTATCATTTTTTACCATCTCTTCTTCAAGTTCTAAATCTCTATCTAGATTTTTCCCTCTTTTTCTAGTTCCTGCAATTGGTCTTAGTAAAATATGTTCGTCAACAAGTCTTACCATAACTTCAGGAGAACTTCCTGCAATAGAGAAATTATCAAACTCTAAGAAGAAAAGATAAGGGCTAGGATTTTTACTTCTTAGCACTCTATAAAAACTTAAATGATCAACTTCAGCTTTTTGTATAAATCTATTTGACATTAAAATTTGAAAAATATCTCCAGAACGTATCATCTCTTTTGATTTTGATACCATCTCAAAAAATTGCTCTTTTGTATAGTTAAATTTTCCTTCATCAAAAATTTTTGCTTTTTTAATTGGAGTAAATTTATATGGAGAAGTTAGTTCTTGATATATTGATTCTAAATCAGCCTCTTTATTTTTTAAAGAGGTAACCATTATAAGTTTAGAAGTTTTGTGAGAGAATCCTAAAACAATTTTTGGTCTAATTAAGTCTAAATCTGGGATATCCAATTGGTCTTCAAGATTATTCATATGTTTTTTTAAAACAGGCTCAAACTCTTTAGCCATATCATAACCAACATTTCCAATAAACCCATCAATAAGTCCAATTCCTAACTCTTCTGATTTATTTTTATAAAAGGTTTTGTCTATATTTTTATAGTAATTTTGTAAAAATTTAAGAGGATTTGAATCAACTTCTGTTACTTCTTCTGCTTCGTTTTTATAAAAACATTTTCCATTGTTGTACCAAACTCGCTCTCGATCACCAATAACTATATATGAGTAGTTTCCTTCAGCTGAATTAATAGTACTTTCATATAAGAATGTTATCTCATTTTTGTATAAACTTTTAACTTTTTCGTAGATAGATACCGGAGTAAACTGATCTAGAAAAAGCTCTTTTGAAAAAAAATCCATCTAATCTTTACCTTATTAGTATGTTAGTATAAATGCCCCTGAAACATTTAACTCTTTTTTAATATTTTCTGAAGCACTTTTTGCAAGTGTTCTTGAATTATAAGGGCCAATTAAGACTTTATGGAATATTTTGTTGTTAATTGAAACCTTATATATTTTATATGAAAAACCTTTGCTAGAAATGTTTGTTAAATATTTAGCTGTAGGCATTTTTGAAAACGCACCAATTTGAACAAAAGTTCCTTTTGGTTTTGTTGTAATACTGTTTGATATAGGAGCTGTTTGTTTAACAGGTTCAGCTTTTTTTACTACAGGTTTGTTCTCTTCAACTTTTTTTACTACAGGAGCAACTGGTTCAGCTGGTTTTATCTCATCTTTAACTTTAAAAACATCAGGTTTAACCTCAGGTTTCTCTTCAACAAGCTCTTTTTCTTCAATTTTTGAAAGATTAAGATTCTCATTTATTTTATCTTCTATTTGAGCCTCTTTCTCTTTCTCTTCTTTTATATTTTTTAGTTTTTCATTTATAATTTTTTGGTACTGATCCTCAATATTTTCACCCTCAGTGCTAGTCTCATTTGTAGCAGTACCATTTTTTGTAAATGAATCATTTGAAGTAGAATCATTTGTAACAAGGCGAATTATAATAATTGTCAATAAAAAGAGTATAACTAGTATAAGCCCTAAAATAAGATATCTTTTCTTACTTTTTTCATTTGAACCTGCTTTACCTAGCATAATATCACTATACTCTCTCTCCTCTTGAATCTCAATCTCCCTATCAAATTCTGATTGTTGTTGAGCTGGTCTTTGTCTTGTTTGTTCATCAAAAAGAGATTCACTATTTTTTATCTCATTTAATCTTTGTTCTATCTCATTTCTCTCTTGTTGTAACTGAACTTTTTTTATAAAATCTTCGCCTCTAATTTCCATAAGTAATCCTTGATACTTTTAAGTTATAAACTTTTAGTATGTTGATTTAGTGTAAATTACAAAACCTCTAGCTAACTCTTTTAATTCTTGTTTAATATTCTCTTGTAATTGTGTGTTGTTTATATCATCTAAAACATCACAAATTTTGTTTGCAATAATCTCAAACTCTTTCTCTTTCATCCCTCTTGCAGTTAATGCTGGAGATCCTATTCTAATACCTGAAGTAATAAATGGACTTCTTGTTTCTCCTGGAACTGTATTTTTATTTACTGTTATCCCTGCATTCCCTAATGCTGCATCTGCATCTTTACCTGAAAAATCTTTATTTAAAAATGATACAAGAATAAGGTGATTATCTGTTCCTTCTGAAACTATATCATAACCTCTTGAAACCATAACTTTTGCTAAAACTTGTGCATTTGCTTTAACTTGTTTTGCATACTCTTTCCATTTTGGATCAAGTACTTCTTTAAATGCAACAGCTTTTGCTGCTATTACATGAACAAGTGGTCCACCTTGAATCCCTGGAAAAATTGCAGAGTTTATTTTTTTTGCAATCTCTTCATCATCACATAAAATCATACCACCTCTTGGTCCTCTTAATGTTTTATGAGTTGTAGTTGTAACTACATGTGCATAAGGAAATGGGCTTGGATGTTCATTTGCTGCAACTAATCCTGCAATATGTGCTATATCTGCAAACAGGTATGCTCCAACTTCATCAGCTATCTCTCTAAATCTTTTAAAATCAATCTCTCTAGGATAAGCAGAAGCTCCACAAACAATAATTTTTGGTTGAACAATTTTAGCAATCTCTAAAACTTTATCATAATTGATTCTACCATCTAATTCAACTCCATAATAGAATGCTTGATAGTTTTTACCAGAAAAGCTTGGTTTTGATCCATGAGTTAAGTGTCCACCATGGCTTAGATCCATACCTAGAATTTTATCTCCTGCTTTAATAAGTGCTGCATAAACTGCACCATTTGCTTGACTTCCTGAGTGAGGTTGAACATTTGCATATTTACAACCAAATATTTCACATGCTCTATCAATAGCTAATTGTTCAGCTTTATCTGCAAATTCACATCCACCATAATATCTTTTATATGGATATCCTTCTGCATATTTATTTGTAAATACTGATCCCATTGTTTGCATTACTGCTGGGCTTGTGAAGTTCTCACTTGCTATCATCTCTAAGTGGTCTGTTTGTCTCTCTTTTTCAGCCTCTACTAAATCAAAAATCTCTTTATCTGCTTCTTCTAATGTTGCATCTGAAATAAAACTCATTCTATTATCTCCTGGTTATTATTAATTATTCTTCTTCGTTATCAAGTAAATTCACTTCTGATTTCACTGGTTTCATTGCTGGGAATAGCAACACATCTCTTATTGAGTGCTCATTTGTAAGCATCATTACTAATCTATCAATACCAATACCTTGACCAGCTGTTGGAGCCATACCATAAGATAAGGCATTTACAAAATCCTCATCCATCTCATGTGCTTCATCATCGCCGCTATCTTTTGCAGCCATTTGTGCTTCAAATCTTTGTAATTGATCAAGTGGATCATTTAACTCACTAAAGGCATTTGCAATCTCTTTCCCTGCAATAAATAGTTCAAATCTATCTGTCAAATGTGGTTTTTCATCACTTCTTCTAGCAAGTGGTGAAATCTCAACTGGATACTCTGTAATAAAAGTTGGATTAATAAGTTTAGCTTCAACAAACTCATCAAAAAGTTCCCCTTGAAGTTGACCTAAATTCATCCCTTCATTTACTTCAAGATTGTTTTGTCTTAAAAATGCAATAATTTTATCTTTGTCTTGAGTAATCTCTTCAGGAACACCACCAATTGTAGATAATGATTCAATTAAAGGAATTTCACTAAATTTAGAAAAATCAATTTTATTTTCCCCATAAGGAAGAAGGGTTGGTAAATCTAAATGATCAAATAGGTACTCAAAATACTCTTTTGTTAGAGCTATTAAGTCTTTATATGTTTTATATGCCCAATAAAATTCTATAGAGGTAAACTCTGGATTGTGTGTTGCATCCATACCCTCATTTCTAAAGTTTCTATTGATTTCAAAAACTGCTTCAAATCCACCAACTATTAATCTTTTAAGATATAACTCTGGTGCGATTCTAAGGTATCTATCTACATCTAGTGCATTGTGATGAGTAACAAAAGGTTTTGCATTTGCCCCACCTGCAATTGGGTGCATCATTGGAGTTTCAACCTCTAAGAAACCTTTTGATTCAAAAAATCTTCTTGTAAGTGAGATAACTTTTGATCTAATTTGAAAAGTTTTTCTAACTTCACTATTCATAATTAAATCTAGATATCTTTGTCTATATCTTAGCTCTTTATCTTGAATTCCATGATATTTTTCTGGAAGTGGCGAAATAGCTTTTGTTAAAATAGTTAAATCTGATACATGTAGTGATAATTCACCTTTATTTGTAATAAATGGGTATCCACTAACTTCTACAATATCTCCAATATCAACAAATTTCTTAAAAATTTCATTATAAAAATCTTCAGGAAGATTGTCTCTTGCTACATATATTTGTAAAACTCCACTCTCATCTTCAATTTTTAAAAATGAAGCTTTTCCCATAAGTCTAAAAAATTTAATTCTACCAGTTACTGTATAATTTCTATTTTCATCTCTTTTTTCTTCAGTTTGAAAAAGGTCACTATTTACATTTAAGTATTTTGAAATAGTGGTATTTCTATGTGATTCATTTGAATATGGATTAATACCTTTTTCTCTTAATAAATTTGCTTTTTCTATTCTTTGTTGTATAAATTTATTTTCAAACAATATTAATTTCCTTTTTAAATTTTATTCTGCTTTTGTTTCTGTATTGCTTGGTGTCTCTTCGCTATCATTTGATTTAGTTAGCTCTTCTACAACGCCTTTTTTAGCACTTTGAATTACTGCATTTGTAGATTCAACTGTTGCATCTTTTAAATCTTTTACTGTCTGTTTAATCTCATTAGTAATAGATTTTTTCTCAGTTAAATCTGGATCTTCTTCCATTTTCTCTTCTGTTGATACACTATCTTCAACTTTTTTAACAAAATCAGAAGCATCAAGTTTTACTATAAAACTTCCAGTTTTAATAAGAAGTGGAAATGTAGTAGAATTTGCTGTTTTGTCAACCATTAAATCTTTAAAAGATTGGATTTGGTATAAAGAGTAAGCAATAATAGAGAAGATAAAAAACATCTTTGCACTTCCAAAAACAAATCCTAAAATTCTATCAAAAACCCCAAGTCCACTCATTGAAAAAATTTTACTTATAACAATTCCCAAAACATAAACAATTGCCCAAAAACCAACAAGTCCAACAATAAAACCAACTAATTTGATTGTTGCATTATTCTCTAAAGATAAAAGAGGTGCTATTTTTGTTCCAATTTCAAGTGAGAGTCTTGATGCTACAAATATACCACCAATAATTCCTACTAAACCAAATACTTCTCTTGTGAAACCTCTGAAGAGTCCCTTAAGACCAATTAAAACAGTTAAACTTACAATTACTATATCAAAACCAGTAAAACTTTGCATTTAATTCCTTATATATAGTATGGCGCAATTATATCTTAGTTTATCAAAATAAAAGTTTAATAGGGTTCATATCCAAAAAAAGTTTTAGATAAAATTGATTTTAAAACAAGCACCATAGAATTTCTCATTTTCAAGAGAAAAACTACAGTTATTAACCTCTAAAATATAGTTCATATGTTTTGTCAAAATTTCTCTTGTCATATAAAGACCAATGCCTGTCCCTTGGCTTTGATGTTTTGTAGTAAAATAGGGCTCAAAAATTCTACATATTATATCTTCAGGAATCCCTCCTGCACTATCTTTTATATATAAAATATTGTCAATATATTCAATTAAAACAACTCTTCTTTTATTGCTGTCTTGTGAATCAAAGGCATCCGAAGAGTTATTCAAAATATTTAAAATTGCCTGCTGAAACTCATTTTTAAAACCAAATATTTTAATATCTTTATCAATATTAACAATTAACTCTATTTGGCTATGTTTAAACTTGTCTTTTAACAAAGAGAAGTTTTCAAGTATAGATTTAAGAAGTGAAAAGTTTGTTTTACTCTTCTCTTTTTTAAAGAAGTTTTTAAAATCTTCAATAGTTTGTGAAAGATATTCTGAGTTTTTAAGTATCATCTCACAAGTTGAATCAAAATGTTTATCATCAAGTAAATCTAAATCTTTTTGTAGTTTTAAAGAACTAATAGCTGTAGAGATAGAGGTTAATGGTTGTCTCCATTGATGGGCAATATTACTTAACATCTCACCCATTGCAGCCATTTTACTTTGTTGGAAAAGCATCCTATCTTTCTCTTTATTTTTTTGTGTTTCCTCTTCAACTCTTTTTTCTAAGGATTCATTAAGTTCTAATAACTCTTTTGTTTTTAGTTCAACTAAGTCTTCTAAACTATCATTTAATCTCATCAATTTTTCTTGTTGTTCAATCTCATGGGTAATATCAGTTAGTGTTACAATAATATAGGGAATAGTTTCATTGTCAAATATTGTGGAGTTTACATTTAAAGTAAAATGATAAAGTTTACTATCTTTTAATATTGCAGCTTTAAATTTAATATCTGGATTTGCCAAAATATGTTCAGCCCAATTTTTACCACCATAATCCTTGTCAACAATATAGGTATCATCATACATATCAATAAAAGTTTCACAAATACATTTGTATCTATTTTGAAAACTATCCAAACTATTGAAGTTAAAGAAATCAAGTAATTGTTTATTTGAATTTTTAATTATACGTCCATCAGTAATTACTATGATATTTTTTTGAGAATCAAGAATAATTTGATTTTTTTCCTCTTGTTTTTTTATTTCATCAAAATTATTTTGCAGTTCAATATTTAGTTTTTTAATACTATTTAAATAGATATAGTATGAGATAATTGTATATAAAAGACCAATAAAAAATATTATAAGAAGAACAAAAAGTCTAGAGTTTCTTTTGAAATTTTTCACATCTAAAAGATCAATCTCATTTAGATTTTTTACTAAGATTACATATCCTATTTGATTTTTGTATTCATTAATTTTAAAAGTAGTAATAAGTTTATCTTCGATAATTAAAAATTTCTCTTCATTTAATATTCTTTTTACTCCCTCTTTTTTTATAAAATCAATTAAAGAGGGTTTTGCATTTAAATTTGCAATATAATAATCCTCTAAAAACATTTTTGTAAAAGGGTAAATTATTTTATCTTTGTACTTTTCATCTGCTAAAACAATAGAATCAATTTTGGTTTTTTCCAAGGTTTTTGATATTGAGTTAAAGTGGGTAATTATTTCAAAAACACCTATTGCTTCATTATTGTGAATAATTGGAATCATTGATTTAAAAGTCATATCAAATTTTCCAATACTAATTGTGGCTAAGTTTTTTTTCTCTTTTAATACAATATTTACATTATCTCTAAAAACCAATGAGTCATCAGTCTTATTTGTCCAACTTCTATAAAAACTATTTCCATTTTTATTAATTATTTGAAACCAAACATTTTTAAATTTTGTATTCTCTTTTAACTCCTTTGAAAACTCTTCAAATTTTAAATTTGAATTATTATTTGATAGAAGTGAATTAATTATATTTTTATTTCTTGAGATGGAAATTGCCATTGCTAAAGTAGCATTTTTTTTCTCTGAAATAAGGTTAGCAATATCATTTTTCATGGAGATGGAGATATTTGTATATTTTTGATTTAGCTGCTTTTTCTCCTCAGATTGTATATAAAAGGCAGATGAAACATAAATCACAAGGGAGATAATCGAGAAGACTATAAAATTTATCAAAAATCTATTTTTAAACATCAAAATCCAAATTTAATTTATATTTTATTATATATAAAAATTATTTATTTTTTGATAAATTAAAGAGTAGCCTTGAAAAAAACTATTGAAAATAAAAGAGTAAAATAGTAAAAATTTTTTACGAATAATTAATATTTTTTGGATAAAATCCACCTATGAAAAATATAAATAGATATCCAACAAAAAAGATATATGTAGGGAATGTGGCAATTGGTGGTGATGCACCAATTTCAGTACAATCTATGACATATAGCAAAACTTCAGATGTAGATACAACAGTTGAGCAAATAAAAGCATTGCATTTTGCAGGTGCTGATATAGTAAGAGTTGCTGTTCCTGATATTGAAGCAGCAAATGCATTAAAAGAGATAAAAGCACAAAGCTCTTTGCCAATTGTTGCAGATATTCACTTTAATCATAAATTAGCTCTTATTGCGGCAGAAGTTGTTGACTGTATTAGAATCAATCCAGGGAATATTGGTAATAAACAAAGAGTTGCAGAGGTTGTAAAGGCTTGCAAACAAAGAAATTTACCAATTAGAATTGGAGTAAACTGTGGTTCTTTGGAATCTCAATTTGAAGATAAATATGGACAAACAGCCAAAGGTATGGTTGAGAGCGCTGATTATAATATAAAATTTTTGGAAGATTTAGGATTTGAAGATATTAAAATCTCTTTAAAAGCAAGTGATGTTCAAAGAACAGTAGAAGCTTATAGGCTTTTAAGACCTATGAATAATTATCCTTTTCATTTAGGAGTTACAGAAGCTGGAACTTTGTTTCACTCAACTATTAAATCTTCAATTGCATTAGGAAGTTTGCTTTTAGATGGAATAGGTGATACTTTAAGAGTCTCTATTACAGGAGAGCTTGAAAAAGAGATTGAAGTAGGTAGGGCTATTTTAAAAGATGCTGGACTTACAAAAGAGGGACTTAATATTATCTCTTGTCCTACTTGTGGAAGAATTGAAGCAGATTTAGTAAGTGCAGTAGCGCAAGTTGAACAAAGAACAAAACATATTAAAACTCCACTTAATGTTTCAGTTATGGGATGTGTAGTAAATGCTCTTGGTGAAGCTAAAGCAGCAGATGTGGCAATAGCTTATGGGAAGGGTGTTGGTCTTATTATAAAAAAAGGTGAAACTATAGCAAAACTTCCAACAGAAGAACTACTTGATAGATTTTTAGAAGAGGTAGAAGCTGAGGCTAAAAAAAATAGCTAAAGCTTCTGCTTACAACCACTTATAAAATAAATTTAGCTACAATTTAACCCTCAAAAAAATATAAAATAATACTTTTTAATTGGTACGTGTATGGAG comes from the Halarcobacter ebronensis genome and includes:
- the lysS gene encoding lysine--tRNA ligase, with translation MFENKFIQQRIEKANLLREKGINPYSNESHRNTTISKYLNVNSDLFQTEEKRDENRNYTVTGRIKFFRLMGKASFLKIEDESGVLQIYVARDNLPEDFYNEIFKKFVDIGDIVEVSGYPFITNKGELSLHVSDLTILTKAISPLPEKYHGIQDKELRYRQRYLDLIMNSEVRKTFQIRSKVISLTRRFFESKGFLEVETPMMHPIAGGANAKPFVTHHNALDVDRYLRIAPELYLKRLIVGGFEAVFEINRNFRNEGMDATHNPEFTSIEFYWAYKTYKDLIALTKEYFEYLFDHLDLPTLLPYGENKIDFSKFSEIPLIESLSTIGGVPEEITQDKDKIIAFLRQNNLEVNEGMNLGQLQGELFDEFVEAKLINPTFITEYPVEISPLARRSDEKPHLTDRFELFIAGKEIANAFSELNDPLDQLQRFEAQMAAKDSGDDEAHEMDEDFVNALSYGMAPTAGQGIGIDRLVMMLTNEHSIRDVLLFPAMKPVKSEVNLLDNEEE
- a CDS encoding CvpA family protein, producing the protein MQSFTGFDIVIVSLTVLIGLKGLFRGFTREVFGLVGIIGGIFVASRLSLEIGTKIAPLLSLENNATIKLVGFIVGLVGFWAIVYVLGIVISKIFSMSGLGVFDRILGFVFGSAKMFFIFSIIAYSLYQIQSFKDLMVDKTANSTTFPLLIKTGSFIVKLDASDFVKKVEDSVSTEEKMEEDPDLTEKKSITNEIKQTVKDLKDATVESTNAVIQSAKKGVVEELTKSNDSEETPSNTETKAE
- a CDS encoding ATP-binding protein; translated protein: MKNDIANLISEKKNATLAMAISISRNKNIINSLLSNNNSNLKFEEFSKELKENTKFKNVWFQIINKNGNSFYRSWTNKTDDSLVFRDNVNIVLKEKKNLATISIGKFDMTFKSMIPIIHNNEAIGVFEIITHFNSISKTLEKTKIDSIVLADEKYKDKIIYPFTKMFLEDYYIANLNAKPSLIDFIKKEGVKRILNEEKFLIIEDKLITTFKINEYKNQIGYVILVKNLNEIDLLDVKNFKRNSRLFVLLIIFFIGLLYTIISYYIYLNSIKKLNIELQNNFDEIKKQEEKNQIILDSQKNIIVITDGRIIKNSNKQLLDFFNFNSLDSFQNRYKCICETFIDMYDDTYIVDKDYGGKNWAEHILANPDIKFKAAILKDSKLYHFTLNVNSTIFDNETIPYIIVTLTDITHEIEQQEKLMRLNDSLEDLVELKTKELLELNESLEKRVEEETQKNKEKDRMLFQQSKMAAMGEMLSNIAHQWRQPLTSISTAISSLKLQKDLDLLDDKHFDSTCEMILKNSEYLSQTIEDFKNFFKKEKSKTNFSLLKSILENFSLLKDKFKHSQIELIVNIDKDIKIFGFKNEFQQAILNILNNSSDAFDSQDSNKRRVVLIEYIDNILYIKDSAGGIPEDIICRIFEPYFTTKHQSQGTGIGLYMTREILTKHMNYILEVNNCSFSLENEKFYGACFKINFI
- the ispG gene encoding flavodoxin-dependent (E)-4-hydroxy-3-methylbut-2-enyl-diphosphate synthase, yielding MKNINRYPTKKIYVGNVAIGGDAPISVQSMTYSKTSDVDTTVEQIKALHFAGADIVRVAVPDIEAANALKEIKAQSSLPIVADIHFNHKLALIAAEVVDCIRINPGNIGNKQRVAEVVKACKQRNLPIRIGVNCGSLESQFEDKYGQTAKGMVESADYNIKFLEDLGFEDIKISLKASDVQRTVEAYRLLRPMNNYPFHLGVTEAGTLFHSTIKSSIALGSLLLDGIGDTLRVSITGELEKEIEVGRAILKDAGLTKEGLNIISCPTCGRIEADLVSAVAQVEQRTKHIKTPLNVSVMGCVVNALGEAKAADVAIAYGKGVGLIIKKGETIAKLPTEELLDRFLEEVEAEAKKNS